In Mercurialis annua linkage group LG5, ddMerAnnu1.2, whole genome shotgun sequence, a single genomic region encodes these proteins:
- the LOC126681772 gene encoding uncharacterized protein LOC126681772 gives MAVKVNSSSGLYDALRSNEENQVVKAKRGKTRGAKWKKKRDIEKIRVPIVIPPCLRRVVGPNAQHFITETSYIVKQYCPLNVPNWAAISEDKKKKLMDAVKGMFIFPKGAYVDHDVQSVLMRSLRTWRYNLKKNYYRKYKNDKERLSHCPSEVDPNELKWLVEHWGTQKFQNLSETHMANRENKKMLACVGTKSIPRIAHEMQSIPPPDENDELILPEYVRLFEKQKKKKSGNWVDDEAKEAYTKLLDLHNEQLEKHCVDNLSTPEAYTIVLGHKSGYQRGMGQGPPPFRGVNAGGKYQCSDIVDENAINSLIEAQVEQKIAEFSAKKEVEFDKRLRAELDAYSKEKKVEFRKKIQEELESKLRNKLQQDMQKQMR, from the exons ATGGCTGTTAAAGTTAACTCATCAAGTGGACTATATGATGCTTTAAGATCAAATGAGGAAAATCAAG TAGTAAAAGCTAAAAGAGGAAAGACTCGAGGTGCAAAGTGGAAGAAAAAGAGGGACATAGAAAAAATAAGAGTGCCAATAGTGATACCCCCATGCTTGCGGCGAGTTGTAGGACCAAATGCGCAACATTTCATTACCGAGACAAGTTATATTGTGAAGCAATATTGCCCGCTTAATGTTCCGAATTGGGCTGCAATAAGCGAGGATAAGAAGAAAAAACTCATGGATGCCGTTAAG GGAATGTTTATCTTCCCAAAAGGTGCTTATGTTGACCATGATGTCCAGAGTGTACTCATGAGAAGCTTGAGAACATGgcgatataatttaaaaaaaaattactatcgGAAGTATAAGAATGACAAAGAAAGACTAAGTCACTGTCCTTCTGAAGTTGACCCAAATGAATTGAAGTGGCTAGTGGAGCATTGGGGAACTCAAAAGTTTCAG AATTTAAGCGAGACACATATGGCAAATAGGGAAAACAAGAAGATGTTAGCATGTGTAGGAACAAAGTCTATTCCAAGAATCGCACATGAAATG CAAAGCATTCCACCTCCAGATGAAAATGATGAACTAATCCTACCAGAATATGTGAGACTttttgagaaacaaaaaaagaaaaagagtggTAATTGGGTAGATGATGAGGCTAAAGAAGCATATACAAAGCTCTTGGATTTACATAACGAACAACTAGAAAAACATTGTGTAGATAACCTTTCAACACCAGAGGCTTACACAATCGTTTTAGGTCATAAATCAGGGTATCAAAGAGGGATGGGCCAAGGACCTCCACCTTTTAGAGGTGTAAATGCTGGTGGGAAATATCAGTGCAGTGACATTGTCGATGAAAATGCTATAAATTCTCTAATTGAGGCTCAAGTTGAACAAAAAATTGCCGAGTTTTCAGCTAAAAAAGAAGTTGAGTTCGATAAAAGGTTACGAGCTGAATTAGATGCATActctaaagaaaaaaaagtggAATTTCGGAAGAAAATTCAAGAGGAGTTAGAAAGTAAGTTGCGTAATAAGCTGCAACAAGATATGCAAAAGCAAATGCGCTAA